A single genomic interval of Pyrus communis chromosome 7, drPyrComm1.1, whole genome shotgun sequence harbors:
- the LOC137739433 gene encoding uncharacterized protein: MFALKTTIEDDMLEHIRKAKTPKEAWDTFATLFSKRNDTRLQLLENELLSVAQRDMTIAQYFHKVKSICREISELDPSAAIVESRIKRIIIHGLRPEYRGFVAAVQGWPTQSSLVEFENLLADQEALAKQMGGVSLKGEEEAPYTKSKGSFKQHAGGGSKRNGDKEKEWPHGEGLWFKRPAESNVANSEKKSEDDWDAIAYLAMDEEWDAEASFWWCSENEVLPDSREIEDMLQE; encoded by the exons ATGTTTGCCTTAAAAACTACAATTGAAGATGACATGTTAGAGCACATACGGAAGGCCAAGacaccaaaagaagcatgggacaccttcgccacactcttttcaaagaggaacgatacaagaCTGCAGCTTCTCGAGAACGAGTTGTTATCAGTGGCCCAAAGGGACATGACGATTGCGCAGTATTTCCACAAGGTAAAGTCTATTTGCCGTGAAATTTCTGAATTAGATCCTAGTGCTGCCATTGTAGAATCCaggataaaaagaataattatccatggattgagacccgaatatcgaggcttCGTTGCCGCTGTACAAGGATGGCCAACCCAATCATCACTTGTTGAGTTCGAGAATTTGCTTGCcgatcaagaagctttggcaaagcaaatgggaggggtctcgttaaaaggtgaggaggaagcgccctacaccaaaagtaaaggcagttTTAAGCAGCatgctggtggtggatctaaaagaaatggtgacaaggaaaaag aatggccacatggcgaagGATTGTGGTTCAAAAGGCCTGCAGAAAGTAACGTCGCCAACTCAgaaaagaaaagtgaagatgattgggatGCCATAGCATATCTAGCTATGGATGAAGaatgggatgctgaagcatctTTTTGGTGGTGCTCAGAAAATGAAGTGTTGCCTGACTCAAGAGAGATTGAAGATATGTTGCAGGAGTAA